From a region of the Solanum stenotomum isolate F172 chromosome 2, ASM1918654v1, whole genome shotgun sequence genome:
- the LOC125855236 gene encoding succinate dehydrogenase [ubiquinone] iron-sulfur subunit 3, mitochondrial-like, whose translation MSRNLIKERMKKVVGRWRKKEYSRFPILEGHPIAQQHGEQVVKSVGNLKRGDDKCKEFRIYRWSPHNPNQKPYFQSFFLHLTSCGPMVLDALQKIKGEVDSSLTYRRSCREGICGSCAMNINGVNTVACLNPIDTDTSWPMTITPLPHLFVIKDLVVDLSDFYQQYKSIEPWLKTRNPPPDGKEYRQTPEERRKLDGLYECILCACCTASCPSYWWNPEEFLGPAALINTYRWISDSRDDFADERLQAITEDERRLYRCRAIGNCTACCPKSLRPSEAISKMKTKHLTGIPVETLTNNMKTTH comes from the exons atgtcAAGAAATTTGATAAAAGAGAGGATGAAGAAAGTAGTTGGGCGTTGGAGAAAGAAGGAGTACTCTAGGTTTCCTATACTTGAAGGGCATCCAATTGCACAACAACATGGAGAACAAGTTGTAAAGTCTGTTGGGAACCTCAAAAGAGGTGATGATAAATGTAAGGAATTCAGAATTTATAGATGGAGTCCTCATAATCCAAACCAAAAGCCCTATTTTCAGTCTTTCTTTCTTCACCTTACCTCTTGTGGCCCAATG GTTCTAGATGCATTGCAAAAGATAAAAGGAGAGGTAGATTCGAGTTTAACTTACAGGAGATCATGTAGAGAAGGGATATGTGGATCATGCGCGATGAACATAAATGGCGTTAATACAGTAGCATGTCTCAACCCTATTGATACGGATACGAGCTGGccaatgaccataactcctctTCCTCACTTGTTTGTCATCAAAGATTTGGTCGTCGATCTCTCTGATTTCTATCAGCAGTACAA GTCCATTGAGCCATGGCTAAAGACGCGAAATCCCCCGCCAGATGGGAAAGAGTATAGGCAAACACCAGAAGAAAGGAGGAAGCTTGATGGCTTATACGAATGTATATTATGTGCTTGCTGCACTGCTTCTTGCCCTTCTTATTGGTGGAATCCTGAGGAGTTCCTTGGACCTGCAGCCTTGATCAATACCTATCGATGGATCTCCGACAg TCGAGATGATTTTGCAGATGAGAGATTGCAGGCAATAACAGAGGACGAAAGGCGTTTATATCGATGCAGGGCAATAGGAAATTGCACAGCATGTTGCCCTAAGAGCCTTAGACCTTCTGAGGCCATAAGCAAGATGAAGACCAAGCACTTAACTGGGATACCAGTGGAGACTCTAACCAATAATATGAAGACTACCCACTAA